From the Vibrio vulnificus CMCP6 genome, one window contains:
- a CDS encoding oxygen-insensitive NAD(P)H-dependent nitroreductase NfsB, with translation MTIVQAAQSRYSTKAFDASRKLPEEKVAAVKELIRMSASSVNSQPWHFIVASSEEGKARIAKATQGGFAFNERKILDASHVVVFCAKTAIDEAYLLDLLESEDKDGRFADVEAKNGMHAGRSFFVNMHRFDLKDAHHWMEKQVYLNVGTLLLGASAMEIDAVPIEGFDAKVLDEEFGLREKGFTSVVIVPLGYHSEDDFNAKLPKSRWSAETVFTEI, from the coding sequence ATGACTATTGTTCAAGCTGCCCAATCCCGCTACTCCACCAAAGCCTTTGATGCTTCGCGCAAATTGCCTGAAGAGAAAGTCGCGGCAGTGAAAGAGTTAATCCGCATGAGTGCGTCCAGTGTCAACTCGCAACCTTGGCATTTTATTGTCGCGAGCAGTGAAGAGGGAAAAGCGCGCATCGCCAAAGCAACACAAGGTGGTTTTGCTTTCAATGAGCGCAAGATTTTGGATGCTTCTCACGTTGTGGTGTTCTGCGCCAAAACGGCGATTGATGAAGCGTACCTACTCGACCTTTTGGAAAGCGAAGACAAAGATGGCCGCTTTGCCGATGTCGAAGCAAAAAATGGCATGCACGCTGGTCGTTCATTTTTCGTCAACATGCACCGCTTTGACTTGAAAGACGCGCATCACTGGATGGAAAAGCAAGTTTACCTCAATGTGGGGACGCTGCTATTGGGTGCTTCTGCGATGGAGATCGACGCGGTGCCAATTGAAGGCTTCGATGCCAAGGTGCTTGATGAGGAGTTTGGTCTGCGTGAGAAGGGCTTTACCAGCGTGGTGATTGTGCCGCTGGGTTACCATAGCGAAGACGATTTTAATGCTAAGCTGCCAAAATCACGTTGGTCAGCAGAGACTGTTTTTACCGAAATCTAA
- a CDS encoding DUF2057 domain-containing protein — translation MNIIKPLTCILAMSISGLATAAVTLHVPDDVTLFVANGQKAKLSGSLFASSKTIELPNGENQIVFQYEPYFSQGNDRIGVESNVIIAKFSANDTDLNFELPKYRDHRVAEQEIKQMQWQLVDEQGAAVTKSEDKLVKSGMQIGRDYAREAADYNQTGGIAAIGTAVSVATIKTEPVANVETKVKAGDNTAEEMLHFWYDKADEATKARFKAYINQ, via the coding sequence ATGAATATCATCAAACCGTTAACATGCATTTTGGCAATGAGTATCAGCGGCTTGGCAACTGCTGCTGTTACCCTACATGTACCAGATGACGTCACTCTGTTTGTCGCCAACGGGCAAAAAGCCAAGCTCTCTGGCAGCCTATTTGCCTCTTCAAAAACCATTGAATTGCCAAATGGTGAAAACCAAATCGTCTTTCAATACGAACCCTACTTCAGCCAAGGTAATGATCGTATTGGCGTCGAGAGTAACGTGATCATCGCGAAATTTTCAGCCAACGATACCGACCTCAACTTCGAGCTGCCAAAGTATCGTGATCACCGTGTTGCAGAGCAGGAAATCAAACAAATGCAGTGGCAGTTGGTCGATGAACAAGGCGCAGCTGTGACCAAATCTGAAGACAAACTGGTGAAATCCGGCATGCAGATTGGCCGAGACTACGCGCGTGAAGCAGCAGATTACAACCAAACTGGCGGTATCGCGGCAATCGGTACAGCGGTGTCAGTGGCCACAATTAAGACTGAGCCAGTGGCAAACGTCGAAACCAAAGTGAAGGCGGGAGATAACACCGCAGAAGAGATGCTGCACTTCTGGTATGACAAAGCCGATGAGGCCACCAAAGCGCGTTTCAAAGCCTACATCAATCAATAA
- a CDS encoding DMT family transporter, with the protein MSAFPLTAIAMIAFAANSVFCRLALAEQSIDPGSFTFIRLLSGAVTLLVILSFSQAGQMRQLLSKSTFLSRTSVLAGVALFGYAVAFSYAYVGLTTGTGALILFAVVQFSLIAFHLFSGHRPSKLEWGGVALSISGFIVLMSPSAQTPNAIDAFMMAIAGVCWAIFTLLGKQAQSPTQAIAQGFSFASLLALLCGFWLLNASSVSVNGIVWAMLSGVLASGIGYVVWYMAVKSLSVLQASIAQLSVPVIAMAAGVIWLNEPLTIVSTVASALVLGGIALIFTSNAQK; encoded by the coding sequence ATGTCTGCATTCCCATTAACGGCCATCGCGATGATCGCGTTTGCCGCAAACTCGGTTTTTTGTCGTTTAGCACTGGCAGAACAAAGCATTGATCCGGGTAGCTTTACTTTCATTCGCTTGTTGTCAGGCGCGGTCACTTTACTGGTTATCTTATCGTTTAGCCAAGCTGGTCAAATGCGCCAACTGTTGAGCAAATCAACCTTTTTAAGCCGAACAAGTGTGCTGGCTGGTGTCGCGTTGTTTGGTTACGCCGTTGCCTTTTCCTATGCGTACGTCGGGCTCACTACCGGTACTGGTGCATTGATTCTGTTTGCGGTTGTGCAATTCAGCCTCATCGCCTTCCACCTGTTTTCTGGCCATCGCCCTTCTAAATTGGAATGGGGAGGCGTCGCTCTATCCATCAGTGGGTTTATCGTTTTAATGTCGCCTTCGGCACAAACACCCAATGCGATAGATGCGTTTATGATGGCGATAGCTGGGGTTTGCTGGGCGATTTTTACCTTATTGGGCAAACAGGCACAATCGCCCACACAAGCCATCGCTCAAGGCTTTAGCTTTGCATCCTTACTGGCACTGCTGTGTGGGTTTTGGCTACTAAATGCCTCATCCGTATCCGTCAATGGCATTGTTTGGGCTATGCTTTCTGGTGTGTTGGCGTCTGGGATTGGTTATGTGGTGTGGTACATGGCAGTGAAATCGTTATCGGTGCTGCAAGCGTCCATTGCACAACTCTCTGTCCCTGTGATTGCGATGGCTGCTGGGGTGATTTGGTTAAATGAGCCGCTGACTATCGTGAGCACTGTTGCCAGCGCACTCGTGCTTGGCGGCATTGCACTGATTTTTACCAGTAACGCTCAAAAATAA
- a CDS encoding putative quinol monooxygenase: protein MIHLIAEIKAHADRVDEVRGLLQSLLEPTRQEQGCCQYELFADNQIEGLFLMQEIWCSQQSLDRHIASEHFQRFKDRIEEEELLEYLHLRPLTFVA from the coding sequence ATGATCCATTTAATTGCTGAAATAAAAGCGCATGCGGATCGTGTTGACGAGGTACGCGGTTTGCTGCAATCGCTCTTGGAACCCACGCGTCAGGAACAAGGCTGCTGCCAGTATGAGCTGTTTGCGGACAACCAAATTGAGGGGCTGTTTTTAATGCAAGAAATTTGGTGCTCACAGCAGAGCCTAGATAGACACATCGCCAGTGAGCATTTTCAACGGTTTAAAGACCGTATTGAAGAGGAAGAATTACTGGAATACTTGCACCTTCGCCCATTAACCTTCGTCGCCTGA
- a CDS encoding acyltransferase family protein: MFIQSIHNFRAIAILMVVMVHVYAYGLENTPFYTSVFKNILSGCTALLVFISGYMFHHVFYKNFNYSKFISSKFSKVVTPYLFLSTMAISMLYAMKGGYFSSTADYGDIAFFNADDSDPVTILKYYLTGRMITAYWYIPCAILLFLCAPLHVKFIHAARNHQLITIALLSILSIVVHRSYENINPIQMFIYFTPIYLLGIYVSLHGNPQKDRSKTKAFMFTLLALLIAIYQSYTGHQGNYTKEIFEFNGIDFMFIQKFFLCLSVYYITNIYVFNNRIMNTIANTSFAIFFIHPWIITTLKRLPFYGEQSLYNPIYYFMTFALVITISTCSAVMLKKLLKPRIKTKYIIGY, from the coding sequence ATGTTCATTCAATCGATACACAACTTTAGAGCCATCGCCATTTTAATGGTGGTTATGGTTCATGTATACGCTTATGGATTAGAAAATACTCCATTTTATACGAGTGTTTTTAAGAACATTCTCAGCGGTTGTACTGCCTTGCTGGTTTTCATATCAGGATATATGTTTCATCATGTATTTTACAAGAACTTTAATTATTCAAAATTCATAAGCTCTAAATTTAGCAAAGTTGTCACACCCTATTTATTTTTGTCCACCATGGCTATATCCATGTTGTATGCAATGAAAGGGGGGTATTTTAGCTCAACCGCAGATTATGGAGATATTGCATTTTTCAACGCAGATGATTCTGATCCCGTCACCATTTTAAAATACTACTTAACAGGCAGAATGATTACGGCTTATTGGTATATTCCTTGCGCTATCTTACTCTTCCTTTGCGCTCCACTACATGTAAAGTTTATTCATGCGGCCAGAAACCACCAGCTCATAACAATCGCTCTATTGTCAATATTATCCATTGTGGTTCATCGCTCCTATGAAAACATTAACCCAATACAGATGTTTATTTACTTCACACCGATATATCTACTGGGTATTTATGTTTCATTACACGGTAATCCGCAAAAAGATCGTTCGAAAACAAAAGCGTTTATGTTTACTCTATTGGCACTATTGATTGCCATTTATCAATCTTACACAGGTCATCAAGGGAACTATACAAAGGAAATATTTGAATTTAATGGTATTGATTTTATGTTTATTCAAAAATTCTTCCTTTGTTTGTCTGTTTATTATATTACCAATATATATGTATTTAACAATCGAATCATGAATACCATTGCTAATACCAGTTTTGCGATATTCTTCATTCATCCGTGGATTATCACCACACTAAAAAGATTGCCTTTCTATGGTGAGCAATCTTTGTATAACCCAATTTACTATTTCATGACCTTTGCGTTAGTGATCACAATTAGCACTTGCTCAGCTGTAATGCTAAAAAAATTGTTAAAGCCAAGAATAAAAACAAAATATATTATTGGTTACTAA
- a CDS encoding DMT family transporter, with product MSAASFFRLVCLAAIWGSSFLFMRIAAHSFGPAYLIELRVLFAAISLLLVSLYLRKHIRALLSHPKHFFIIGLFNTALPFLCFAYAAQTLNASTLAVLNSTAAIWGTVIGFFWHKTPISTKGVIGLMLGVTGVVVLVGWDAINLGQQAALPITAGVMAACCYGIATNYTKGAPQVPAFANAHGSMWAAVLIVLPLLPFVPMNAMPTSIEWLSVFALGILCTGIAYLMYFRLISEIGPASALSVTFLIPVFGILWGYLILNEPIGINTLAGTILVLSGTMMVTGFSLRSALSSPQAKQS from the coding sequence ATGTCTGCTGCTAGCTTTTTTCGTCTCGTCTGCCTTGCTGCTATTTGGGGAAGTTCATTCCTATTTATGCGCATCGCAGCTCACAGTTTTGGTCCTGCGTATCTCATTGAGCTTCGTGTGTTGTTTGCTGCCATCAGTTTACTGCTGGTCTCCCTCTACCTGCGCAAACACATCCGTGCGTTGCTCAGTCATCCAAAACACTTTTTTATCATTGGCCTGTTCAATACGGCATTGCCTTTTCTGTGCTTTGCCTACGCAGCGCAAACCTTGAATGCCTCTACGCTAGCGGTACTCAACTCGACCGCGGCAATTTGGGGCACTGTGATTGGTTTTTTCTGGCATAAAACCCCCATTTCCACCAAAGGGGTGATCGGCTTGATGTTAGGGGTGACAGGGGTGGTGGTGCTCGTGGGTTGGGATGCCATCAATCTTGGTCAGCAAGCCGCACTGCCTATCACTGCTGGCGTCATGGCCGCATGTTGCTACGGCATAGCAACAAACTACACCAAAGGAGCGCCACAAGTGCCGGCCTTCGCCAATGCACATGGCAGTATGTGGGCTGCCGTGCTGATTGTGTTGCCTTTGCTGCCTTTTGTTCCGATGAATGCGATGCCAACCTCGATTGAGTGGCTCTCAGTCTTTGCACTTGGCATTTTGTGCACGGGCATTGCTTACTTGATGTATTTCCGTCTGATCAGTGAAATAGGCCCAGCGTCGGCCTTGTCTGTGACTTTTTTGATCCCGGTATTTGGCATCCTCTGGGGATATTTAATCCTCAATGAACCTATTGGTATCAATACCTTAGCTGGCACTATTTTGGTTTTGAGTGGCACCATGATGGTGACGGGCTTTTCGCTACGCTCTGCGCTTTCATCTCCGCAAGCAAAACAATCATAG
- a CDS encoding multidrug effflux MFS transporter has product MKQLPSLWLMVLLLMLPQVVETIYSPALTAISASFAVPEYIAAQTLSVYFAAFAFGVVCWGILCDRWGRRLTMLLGLILYAGASLLAIVTDSFIMLMIARILSAFGIAVGSIVTQTMLRDAFQGEELAKVFSLMGLGIAISPVLGMLLGGQLVSLGGYRSVFIALFVAAMAVVTLAFARLPETQQKRTSTALLPLATKMVKDGEIWAAALLVALYNIALFAYYQLGGFVLVQLGYSAREFGYSGLALGLATFCASYINKRLLARKVSQTTLLRLAATLFVFGSLGVFLCLSSIWFLLPMMGVVMAFGIAIPNILSGALLHYREHAGSAGALFGLMYYLLIGFGLALAARVQHLGVVLVGCSLLILCVMHQSKHRTDRAVTMNNNE; this is encoded by the coding sequence ATGAAACAACTACCTTCACTTTGGCTCATGGTGTTACTGCTGATGCTGCCGCAGGTTGTCGAAACCATTTATAGCCCAGCGCTCACCGCCATCTCTGCCTCTTTTGCCGTGCCTGAGTACATCGCAGCGCAAACCCTGTCTGTCTATTTTGCAGCTTTTGCCTTTGGCGTGGTGTGTTGGGGCATTTTATGTGATCGATGGGGGCGCCGACTAACCATGCTGCTTGGGCTGATTCTCTACGCTGGCGCATCACTACTGGCTATCGTGACCGACAGTTTTATTATGTTAATGATCGCAAGAATCCTCAGTGCCTTTGGCATTGCGGTTGGATCCATTGTCACCCAAACCATGCTGAGAGACGCTTTTCAAGGCGAAGAGCTTGCCAAAGTTTTCTCTCTGATGGGATTAGGTATCGCGATTAGCCCAGTGTTGGGCATGCTGCTTGGCGGACAACTCGTCTCCTTGGGGGGCTATCGCTCCGTGTTTATCGCCCTGTTTGTCGCAGCGATGGCCGTGGTCACGCTTGCCTTCGCACGACTTCCTGAAACTCAACAAAAGCGAACTTCGACCGCACTGCTGCCACTGGCAACAAAAATGGTCAAAGACGGCGAGATTTGGGCCGCCGCCCTACTGGTTGCACTGTATAACATCGCGTTGTTTGCCTATTACCAACTCGGTGGATTTGTGCTTGTTCAACTGGGCTATAGCGCTCGTGAGTTTGGCTATAGTGGCCTTGCGCTGGGGCTCGCAACGTTCTGTGCCAGCTATATCAATAAACGCTTGCTCGCGAGAAAAGTGTCTCAAACCACATTGTTGCGCCTTGCTGCCACATTGTTCGTGTTTGGTTCACTTGGGGTGTTTCTCTGTTTGAGCTCGATTTGGTTCTTACTGCCGATGATGGGCGTCGTCATGGCCTTTGGCATCGCCATTCCGAATATTCTTAGTGGGGCTTTGCTTCACTACCGAGAGCATGCTGGCAGTGCTGGAGCACTATTTGGGCTGATGTACTATCTGTTGATTGGCTTTGGCCTTGCGCTCGCCGCTCGCGTACAGCACTTAGGAGTCGTATTAGTGGGTTGTAGTTTACTCATACTTTGCGTCATGCATCAGTCTAAACACCGCACTGACAGAGCAGTAACCATGAATAATAATGAGTAA
- a CDS encoding alpha/beta fold hydrolase, whose product MPSLPHYVHQGLKFVPHFFTVPLDYDDPSKGTIEIFAREVNQHGDNAANKPWLVYFQGGPGFPAGRPMGNSGWIKRALQQYRVLLLDQRGTGNSSVISHQTLAHLTPEQQSDYLSLFRADNIVRDAEFIRLQFGVDKWAILGQSFGGFCSLTYLSLYPDSLLQSYITGGVPSLSRHPDEVYQATFKRTMDKNQAFFAQFPQAQALCQRIADHLLENDEYLPNGQRFTVEQFQQLGIHFGMSDTFLSTYYLLENAFIELNGQTVLRYEFLHQMLQQQSFHTNPIYALLHESIYCQGFASQWSAHRVRQSLEAFNYQKGKAFYFTGEMVFPWMFEQYATLQPLKQAAELLAAKVDWTPLYDAEQLAQNRVPVSCAVYADDMFVEMDFSRETLALIPNAKAWITNEYEHNGLRADGERILDVLIAMGEQTLANQH is encoded by the coding sequence ATGCCCTCGCTCCCTCATTACGTCCATCAAGGATTAAAATTTGTCCCTCATTTTTTTACCGTTCCGCTTGATTATGATGATCCGTCCAAAGGTACCATTGAGATCTTCGCGCGAGAAGTGAATCAACATGGCGACAATGCAGCAAACAAACCTTGGCTGGTCTATTTTCAGGGCGGTCCTGGTTTTCCTGCGGGGAGGCCGATGGGCAATAGTGGCTGGATAAAACGAGCACTGCAGCAATACCGCGTCTTGTTGCTTGATCAGCGTGGGACAGGAAACAGTAGCGTCATCAGCCACCAGACTCTTGCTCATCTCACGCCTGAGCAGCAATCGGACTACCTCAGCCTGTTTCGCGCCGACAATATCGTGCGTGATGCGGAGTTTATTCGCCTGCAGTTTGGCGTCGATAAATGGGCAATTCTCGGCCAGAGTTTTGGTGGTTTTTGCTCCCTGACCTATCTTTCCCTGTATCCAGATAGCTTGCTGCAAAGTTATATCACTGGTGGTGTGCCTTCTCTCTCTCGTCATCCCGATGAGGTTTATCAGGCGACGTTCAAGCGTACGATGGACAAAAACCAAGCCTTTTTCGCGCAATTTCCCCAAGCTCAAGCACTATGCCAGCGCATTGCAGATCATCTGCTGGAAAACGACGAGTATCTGCCAAACGGACAGCGTTTTACGGTTGAACAGTTTCAACAGCTTGGCATTCATTTCGGCATGAGTGACACCTTCCTTTCAACCTATTACTTGTTGGAAAACGCCTTTATCGAGCTCAATGGTCAAACCGTGCTGCGCTACGAATTTTTGCATCAAATGCTGCAGCAGCAATCTTTCCACACCAACCCGATTTACGCCCTATTACACGAATCCATTTATTGCCAAGGCTTTGCTTCTCAATGGAGTGCACATCGCGTGCGCCAATCACTTGAAGCGTTTAATTATCAAAAAGGCAAAGCGTTTTATTTCACTGGCGAAATGGTGTTTCCTTGGATGTTTGAACAATACGCGACCCTACAGCCTCTCAAACAAGCGGCTGAATTGTTAGCGGCAAAAGTGGATTGGACGCCACTCTATGACGCAGAGCAACTGGCGCAAAACCGCGTCCCTGTGAGTTGTGCGGTCTACGCGGACGATATGTTTGTTGAAATGGATTTTAGCCGTGAAACCTTGGCCTTAATACCGAACGCCAAAGCCTGGATCACCAATGAGTATGAACACAACGGCCTGCGTGCGGATGGAGAACGTATTCTTGATGTGCTGATCGCCATGGGTGAACAAACCTTGGCGAATCAGCATTGA
- a CDS encoding DUF2799 domain-containing protein, producing MKKTLLLFLLPFVLTACSSMSPEECRSANWQQIGYLDGQNGVNPTVISDYVKDCRDAGVYPDQEMWQRGFEQGTVLYCSADNGYRVGKQGREYYGVCNNERFLENYQKGYQDYLVQKRLNEINKEISDIDTQLRMLKNDNENKQQRKTLESRRKELIRERTSLIVPTRSYNLKFSF from the coding sequence ATGAAAAAAACGTTATTGCTATTCCTCCTTCCTTTTGTTCTGACTGCCTGCTCTTCGATGAGCCCTGAAGAATGTCGTAGCGCCAATTGGCAACAAATTGGCTATTTAGATGGGCAAAATGGCGTCAATCCCACGGTGATCAGTGACTATGTAAAAGATTGTCGTGATGCGGGTGTTTACCCAGATCAAGAGATGTGGCAGCGTGGCTTTGAGCAAGGCACCGTACTCTACTGCTCAGCAGATAACGGCTACCGCGTCGGTAAGCAAGGCCGCGAATACTACGGCGTGTGCAACAACGAACGTTTTCTCGAAAACTATCAGAAAGGTTATCAAGATTATCTGGTTCAAAAGCGACTCAATGAGATCAACAAAGAAATCAGCGATATTGATACACAACTGCGAATGCTCAAAAACGATAACGAAAACAAACAGCAGAGAAAAACGCTGGAAAGTCGACGTAAAGAGCTCATTCGCGAACGTACATCACTGATTGTGCCAACGCGTTCTTACAATCTGAAGTTTTCGTTTTGA
- a CDS encoding ferredoxin--NADP reductase, which yields MAELKITEHRDFAKAVVEKRTDWTGELFSLRVTGTHLDFKAGQFTKLALLDEQGQMVSRAYSLVNAPSVLNDWLEFLIVSHPQGKLTPKLQSLKTGDEIYVGKSAHGDLTSDIIPKTTEDLWLFATGTGIGPFLSLLDDITHQPRCDRIILVHCVRYEKDLVYRYLIEQLKELYGGRLVYVPIVSREQVPNTLHGRIPALLSSGILFHHLGMEMSAKTSFAMLCGNPEMIKDTSAALQNLGLEKYRRQTGGNIIFERYW from the coding sequence ATGGCTGAACTGAAAATCACTGAACATCGAGATTTTGCGAAGGCCGTGGTAGAAAAGCGCACCGATTGGACGGGGGAGCTTTTTAGCCTACGTGTTACTGGTACGCATTTGGATTTTAAAGCGGGTCAATTTACCAAGCTAGCTTTGCTGGATGAGCAAGGCCAAATGGTGAGCCGTGCCTATTCTCTGGTCAATGCCCCTTCGGTGCTGAATGATTGGTTGGAGTTTTTGATCGTCTCTCACCCGCAAGGAAAACTCACACCGAAATTGCAATCGCTCAAAACTGGGGATGAGATTTACGTGGGCAAAAGCGCTCATGGTGATCTCACTTCCGACATCATTCCCAAAACCACCGAAGACCTCTGGCTTTTTGCCACAGGGACTGGCATTGGTCCTTTTCTTTCGCTCCTCGATGACATTACCCATCAACCTCGTTGTGATCGCATCATCTTGGTTCATTGCGTACGATATGAAAAAGATCTTGTCTATCGCTATCTGATTGAGCAGTTGAAAGAGCTGTATGGTGGCCGTTTAGTTTACGTGCCCATCGTGTCGAGAGAGCAAGTACCGAACACGCTACATGGTCGAATTCCGGCATTGCTCTCTTCTGGGATACTGTTCCATCACCTTGGCATGGAGATGTCAGCCAAAACCAGTTTTGCCATGTTGTGTGGTAATCCTGAAATGATTAAAGACACCTCTGCGGCGCTGCAAAACTTGGGTTTGGAAAAATACCGTCGTCAAACAGGGGGAAACATTATTTTTGAGCGTTACTGGTAA
- a CDS encoding acyl-CoA thioesterase — protein sequence MELLLQDFPVVTEINVAWGEMDALQHINNVVYFRYFETARIEYFNKINLMDEIKRNQIGPVLSETQCRYRIPVTFPDTLLIGSRVSEVGEDRFTMEYQVVSKKMGKVTTTGSATVVMFDFKNQCKTQLPTVLRDAIFSIEAKKS from the coding sequence ATGGAATTACTACTGCAAGATTTTCCGGTTGTTACCGAAATCAACGTCGCTTGGGGGGAAATGGATGCCCTACAACACATCAATAACGTGGTGTATTTTCGCTATTTCGAAACAGCACGGATTGAATATTTCAATAAAATCAATCTAATGGATGAAATTAAGCGCAATCAGATTGGTCCGGTACTCAGCGAAACCCAGTGCCGATATCGTATTCCGGTGACGTTTCCGGATACGCTATTGATCGGTTCTCGCGTCAGTGAGGTAGGGGAAGACCGTTTCACCATGGAGTATCAAGTGGTCAGCAAAAAGATGGGTAAAGTCACCACCACAGGCAGTGCAACCGTCGTCATGTTCGATTTTAAAAACCAATGCAAAACACAGCTACCCACCGTGTTGCGCGATGCCATTTTCAGTATCGAAGCTAAAAAGTCATAA
- a CDS encoding LysR family transcriptional regulator has product MKALNDLNIFVETARQGSFSQAANSLDLTPAAVSAAIKRLEEQVGFPLFVRSTRSLRLTSDGALFLQKTTAALSLLQDGLDEINSARGELAGQLYITAPSDFGRNMLLEWIDEFIEQHPRVTIKLDLSDSLTDMYSKPVDLAIRYGEPADSNLVAIPLCRSNERILCASPDYLASQPPILHPSDLLQHNCLCYMVSGAIYNKWTLHFEGQSEHVLVSGNPTTNDSEVVHRQALKGKGVANKSLMDVSQDILEGKLVRILPEWDGGSVPIYMMCTDRRALTPLMRQFQEFVQQKCCQQRKAVLAAIELCDYSGDEG; this is encoded by the coding sequence ATGAAAGCGCTCAACGATCTCAATATTTTTGTGGAAACCGCTCGACAAGGTAGCTTCTCGCAGGCCGCCAATAGTCTTGATCTCACTCCAGCTGCGGTCAGTGCCGCCATCAAAAGACTAGAAGAGCAAGTCGGTTTTCCCTTGTTTGTTCGTTCAACACGAAGCTTGCGCTTAACCAGTGACGGCGCGTTGTTTCTGCAAAAAACCACCGCGGCATTGAGTTTACTCCAAGACGGCCTAGACGAAATCAACAGCGCGCGAGGCGAGTTGGCCGGGCAACTCTACATCACCGCTCCTTCGGATTTTGGTCGCAATATGCTGCTGGAGTGGATTGACGAATTCATCGAACAACACCCTCGAGTGACCATCAAACTCGACCTTTCCGATAGCCTGACCGATATGTACTCCAAACCTGTCGATCTGGCGATTCGCTATGGAGAACCCGCAGACTCCAATCTGGTTGCCATCCCTCTTTGTCGTTCCAATGAGCGCATTTTGTGCGCCTCTCCCGATTATTTAGCCAGTCAGCCCCCCATCTTGCATCCGAGTGATTTACTGCAACACAACTGCCTGTGCTATATGGTGTCTGGGGCGATTTACAACAAATGGACATTGCATTTCGAAGGGCAAAGTGAGCATGTTCTGGTCAGTGGCAATCCAACCACCAATGACAGTGAAGTCGTGCATCGACAGGCATTGAAAGGCAAAGGGGTCGCCAACAAATCGCTGATGGACGTCAGCCAAGATATTTTGGAAGGTAAATTGGTACGCATTTTACCAGAATGGGATGGCGGCTCGGTGCCGATCTACATGATGTGCACGGATCGCCGAGCGCTCACGCCGTTAATGCGGCAGTTTCAGGAATTCGTCCAACAAAAATGCTGCCAGCAGCGCAAGGCAGTACTGGCAGCCATTGAACTCTGCGACTATTCAGGCGACGAAGGTTAA